The genomic interval ATAGGAGTTATGAGAGCCGAAGAATTGTTGGAAATTGCCACCAATAAACGCGGATTCACTTGGATAATGCGGGACGCATCGGACGATATAAGCCGTTCGGTAAAAGATGAAATGATCCCCGGAGTGGGGGTGTTTTATGATCAGATAAGATATTACGGGAGGGCAGGATCTTTCAGCAATCTCATAGGATTAGTCGATCCTGCGAACATAGGAATATCGGGTATCGAGTATACTTTCGATAATTTCCTGAGAGGTGGCAAAGACACAGCCGTCATGTCGCTGACACAAAGGGGGAATTTGTATCTGGGGGCTTCTTTATTGGAAAGACCGAGATTCAGGGGAGACGATGTTTATTTAAGTATAGACATGGATGTGCAGGACATCGCTTATGTGGCTTTAAAAAATGCCGTGGAGCGTTTTTCGGCAAAATCCGGAACTGTTGTGATAATTGACCCGAACACTGGCGCCGTGAGGGCTATGGTCACTGTAGGGGAAAGGAATATTAACATGGCAGTCGACTGGCAGTTCGAACCGGGTTCGACTTTTAAGCTAATAATCGCCGGAGCCGCTCTTGCATCAAATTCGGTTCAACTCGATGAAATTGTTGAAACCGGAAAATGCAAAATTGAGATTGGAGACTACGTAATAAAAGACGCAGAGATTCACGGGCCGCTCGATTTCAGAGGGGCTTTTATACATTCATCGAATGTAGGAATGGTAACGGTCGCGAGGAAGACAGGGGCGGGCACTCTGTATAAACACTTGCTGCTTTTCGGATTCGGCGAGAAAACGGACATTGATCTTCCCCACGAAGCGAGAGGTTCCGTCCCCGAAGAAAGTCAATGGATAGAGGTGAAACTTGCCACCGTGGCTTTCGGTCAGGGTTTGTCTGTAACTCCTTTGCAAATGGCTGCGGCTTATGCAGCTGTTGCCAACGGCGGACTGTTGATAAGGCCGAAAATAGTAGACAGCATTGTTTCTCCCTTACGGGGTACGCTAATAAAAAAAACCGACACACTAAGGCGAGTTCTGCCCGAAGAAATTACAGACACTCTTACAGCTCTCCTTGTAGAAGCGGTTGAAACCGGAACGGGAAAAAGCGCACGCGTACAAGGCATGAGAATAGCCGGGAAAACCGGAACAGCTCAAATAGCTTCTGAAAGCGGAGGCTACCGTGAAGACGCTTACATATCCTCCTTTATGGGTTATTTTCCAGCTGAAGACCCTGATTATGTAATATGTGTTGTCATTGAAGAACCCAGAGGAGCTTACTACGGCGGCGCAGTGGCCGCTCCGGTCTTCAGAGAAATCGCCAATTATATAATTTATACCATGACTGTTATAGAGACAGCGAGAACCCAGATATGAGAACTTTAAAGGAGATAAAGCAAAAATTCCAATATCTGAAGATAATGGGCGCTAATGCAGATGAAATTGAAATTCACGGTATAGGACCGGATTCGAGAACTGTTGAAAAGGGCGACGTGTTCGTCGCATTAAACGGAAACAATTCAAGAGGAGTTGAATGGGCGGAAAAAGCCGTTGAAAAAGGCGCCGTT from candidate division WOR-3 bacterium carries:
- a CDS encoding penicillin-binding protein 2, whose protein sequence is MIKKISKHPKIEILSFLAFALLFVFALESGKVALSENYRQKAREMTAYSFSPEILRGAILDRKGRCIAYSHKTVSVFMYPESIDNKEECAERLENIGVMRAEELLEIATNKRGFTWIMRDASDDISRSVKDEMIPGVGVFYDQIRYYGRAGSFSNLIGLVDPANIGISGIEYTFDNFLRGGKDTAVMSLTQRGNLYLGASLLERPRFRGDDVYLSIDMDVQDIAYVALKNAVERFSAKSGTVVIIDPNTGAVRAMVTVGERNINMAVDWQFEPGSTFKLIIAGAALASNSVQLDEIVETGKCKIEIGDYVIKDAEIHGPLDFRGAFIHSSNVGMVTVARKTGAGTLYKHLLLFGFGEKTDIDLPHEARGSVPEESQWIEVKLATVAFGQGLSVTPLQMAAAYAAVANGGLLIRPKIVDSIVSPLRGTLIKKTDTLRRVLPEEITDTLTALLVEAVETGTGKSARVQGMRIAGKTGTAQIASESGGYREDAYISSFMGYFPAEDPDYVICVVIEEPRGAYYGGAVAAPVFREIANYIIYTMTVIETARTQI